A genomic region of Desulfosarcina ovata subsp. ovata contains the following coding sequences:
- a CDS encoding TonB-dependent receptor, which yields MKKLMIVLVFFILATFWLQLFGAVQVFSQETQTESSQETRAESLGEITVKAQRVDINPNKTEVFVEDYTIASEPTNVFDLLKDRAMIDFRGQSDLVPEPDTFQMRGFESRQFLMAVDGLVIQKTGGWWGDHYLDYTTVPLSTVDSIEFIYGPHSALYDGKAFGGVINLKTKKPEIYEKPTVNGNVSVNFRSYNTQSQTVNVQGGVDRFSMNVGYERYRTDGYLRNNAAEIESVNGGLSYRLPSEGFIKVSATYSDLMREIPSANDPDRDDYDSSYPDVLADDVSTRWQDPDDDCRRDYDGHSIRLDFDQPSQWGTWIIGAYYTDEGQHYHRNGYDYNSYDTNYVSYGGLAKNEFEIFDTHKIVIGMDTAHLYQKYTEQIVETWAGYVQDRWAILPSLTWTVGLRYEDIDIWWDNWNDPSSSDPDGSYKDPSHPSKQVKRNYTELVPKSFLTYQLDSWARWLRDTSLSLGVSKIWTPRDYCEVCSWGSGVEVDPTHGVGYDLVINRRIWKNIFFNIDFSHYDFRDYGIWADASTDYFKESIWGRRMIELEKVYKEGIDLEINGNLYEDLYFYVSYSYNKWSYEGPHNGGPEEWADESLSDRAKHRFNAGLRFNLFERTMLLLDYKYQDDQVQQVIDIVDDDPSNLEVRDVALDSYHVFDFAIEQRLFDNWHGVKVAKLKLYVNNLFDEEYSNDRGYPMTDRTFGAAMSVRF from the coding sequence CCAACAAGACAGAGGTATTCGTCGAGGATTACACCATCGCAAGTGAGCCCACCAATGTATTCGACCTATTGAAAGACAGGGCGATGATCGATTTTAGGGGGCAAAGCGATCTGGTGCCGGAACCGGACACGTTTCAGATGCGGGGGTTCGAATCCCGCCAGTTTTTGATGGCCGTCGACGGGCTGGTTATCCAGAAAACAGGCGGATGGTGGGGGGACCACTATCTGGACTATACCACGGTCCCGCTTTCCACCGTGGATAGCATCGAATTTATTTACGGCCCCCATTCCGCGCTATACGACGGCAAGGCATTCGGCGGCGTTATCAATCTAAAGACGAAGAAACCGGAAATTTACGAGAAACCGACAGTCAACGGCAACGTTTCGGTCAACTTCAGGAGTTACAATACCCAGAGCCAGACGGTCAACGTTCAAGGCGGCGTGGACAGGTTCAGTATGAATGTCGGCTATGAAAGATACCGAACGGACGGCTATTTGAGAAATAACGCCGCCGAAATCGAATCCGTGAATGGAGGTTTGAGCTACAGGCTTCCGTCGGAGGGGTTCATAAAGGTGTCCGCGACATACAGCGACCTGATGCGCGAGATCCCCTCGGCCAACGACCCGGACAGGGACGATTATGACAGTTCCTATCCCGACGTACTGGCAGACGACGTTTCCACTCGCTGGCAAGACCCTGACGACGACTGTAGAAGAGACTACGATGGCCATTCCATCCGCTTAGATTTCGACCAGCCCAGCCAATGGGGAACCTGGATCATTGGTGCGTACTACACGGACGAGGGCCAGCACTACCATCGCAATGGCTACGATTACAACAGCTATGACACCAACTATGTGTCATATGGCGGATTGGCCAAAAACGAATTCGAGATTTTCGACACCCACAAAATCGTGATCGGCATGGATACGGCGCACCTGTACCAGAAGTACACGGAGCAGATCGTTGAAACCTGGGCGGGATATGTCCAGGACCGGTGGGCCATCTTGCCAAGCCTGACCTGGACTGTCGGGCTGCGCTACGAAGACATCGACATATGGTGGGATAACTGGAATGATCCGTCCTCCTCAGACCCGGACGGCTCGTACAAGGACCCATCGCATCCGTCGAAGCAGGTTAAACGCAACTATACCGAGCTGGTGCCCAAGTCTTTTCTGACCTATCAATTGGACAGCTGGGCACGGTGGCTCAGGGATACGTCCTTGTCCTTGGGGGTCAGCAAAATATGGACGCCCCGGGACTACTGCGAGGTGTGCAGCTGGGGCTCGGGCGTGGAAGTCGACCCGACCCATGGCGTCGGCTACGATTTAGTGATCAACAGAAGGATTTGGAAGAACATCTTTTTCAATATTGACTTTTCCCACTACGATTTCAGGGATTACGGGATATGGGCCGACGCGTCCACGGATTACTTCAAGGAGTCCATCTGGGGCCGCCGGATGATCGAGTTGGAAAAAGTTTACAAGGAAGGCATCGACTTGGAAATCAACGGCAACCTGTACGAGGATTTGTATTTTTACGTAAGCTACTCCTACAACAAATGGAGCTACGAAGGCCCCCACAACGGTGGTCCCGAGGAGTGGGCGGACGAGAGCTTGAGCGATCGGGCCAAACATCGTTTCAACGCAGGACTCCGATTCAACCTGTTCGAAAGAACCATGCTGCTTTTGGACTACAAATACCAGGATGATCAGGTTCAGCAGGTCATTGATATCGTGGACGACGATCCCAGCAACCTGGAAGTTCGTGATGTCGCGCTCGATAGCTATCACGTGTTCGATTTCGCCATTGAGCAAAGGCTGTTCGACAACTGGCATGGCGTCAAGGTTGCCAAGCTGAAACTGTATGTCAACAACCTGTTCGACGAGGAATACTCCAACGACAGGGGGTATCCCATGACCGACAGGACGTTTGGGGCGGCGATGAGCGTCAGGTTTTAG
- a CDS encoding ABC transporter ATP-binding protein codes for MLDRITFDVLPGQILALLGPNGAGKSTLLKCIDGLLRPQKGCIELNGKPIHGLRRKTIARLMAYVPQTTGEIFPFKVIDMVFLGRYPHGNGHTGNKDLEKAFKALAWMGIEDLAMKDFGAISGGQQQKATIARAIAQEAEVLLLDEPTSNLDIRHQLEVMDLLRYLVKTNSLSAIITMHDLNLAARYADKVIMLENGKIVAAGDPVTALTPKTIASVYRVAVEVGSIRNKPHIIPLKPLTSNVQPRK; via the coding sequence GTGCTTGACCGGATTACCTTCGATGTCTTGCCCGGACAGATTCTGGCCTTGCTAGGGCCCAACGGTGCCGGCAAATCCACTTTGCTCAAGTGCATCGACGGACTGCTACGACCGCAAAAGGGCTGCATCGAACTGAACGGCAAGCCGATCCATGGCCTGCGCCGCAAGACGATTGCCCGGCTAATGGCCTATGTGCCGCAAACCACTGGCGAGATCTTCCCCTTCAAAGTCATCGACATGGTCTTTTTGGGCCGCTATCCCCATGGCAACGGGCATACCGGCAACAAGGATCTTGAGAAGGCCTTCAAGGCCCTCGCGTGGATGGGCATCGAAGATCTCGCGATGAAGGATTTCGGCGCCATTAGCGGCGGGCAGCAACAGAAAGCGACCATCGCCAGGGCCATTGCCCAGGAAGCCGAAGTTCTCCTGCTTGACGAACCCACCAGCAATCTCGATATCCGCCATCAGCTCGAAGTCATGGATTTGCTGAGGTATTTGGTTAAAACCAACTCCCTGTCGGCCATCATCACCATGCATGACCTCAATCTGGCCGCAAGATATGCGGATAAAGTCATCATGTTGGAAAACGGTAAGATCGTCGCCGCGGGGGACCCGGTGACCGCCCTGACGCCCAAAACCATCGCATCGGTTTATCGTGTGGCGGTTGAAGTCGGCAGCATCCGCAACAAGCCGCATATCATACCTCTCAAGCCACTTACATCAAACGTCCAACCTCGAAAGTGA